The following proteins are encoded in a genomic region of Clostridium kluyveri:
- a CDS encoding DUF6179 domain-containing protein, with product MKTLPKSMEAGVLLIFKELIIRYTKGKSSSIKEDNALNILSSIYYSINAYMQCYGKKEICSNSIYTGDVNFIYKKGVEIVKKYTEECRKLYKNIKQNKLNIPLEVYNDTIDNLKDFFDNYDEVFGAYDIPCSIDYPLTFDNMNLTGIFYIKQYIEKLKMETDFCNFFKQSSIRKILRDYGRKYKINIIKSPINVFQVLLEQSIFVLLCGNNEITLEISPHDREIIKRSLLEKNGEELKSILKEIFKGVIVKFNIRDKKLIDYIKRYENSFIIRFLNAHDNGNLSNMIIIEKEKSREDKIAFTKGSKMNDYEFTSIVEEVMECRYVKDKINIIASNLRSLEDYMDLLDSECLFGSEYIEVFSTLNDMSLAVLGKTVFYDDLNCNSLNLSYEELIKYRDDMESEWQNYFIEFLLSLPEKEIKNVENIIVKMDLEENLI from the coding sequence TTGAAGACTTTGCCCAAGAGTATGGAAGCAGGTGTTCTTTTAATTTTCAAAGAATTAATTATAAGGTATACAAAAGGAAAAAGTAGTTCTATAAAAGAGGACAATGCCCTTAATATTTTAAGTTCTATATACTATTCTATAAATGCCTATATGCAGTGTTATGGAAAAAAAGAGATATGTTCTAATTCAATTTATACAGGAGATGTTAATTTCATATACAAAAAAGGTGTTGAAATTGTTAAAAAATATACTGAAGAGTGCCGAAAGCTTTATAAAAATATAAAACAAAATAAACTCAATATTCCTCTGGAGGTTTATAATGATACAATAGATAATCTAAAAGACTTTTTTGATAATTATGACGAGGTCTTTGGGGCTTATGACATACCCTGCAGCATTGATTACCCACTTACATTTGACAATATGAATTTAACAGGGATTTTTTATATAAAACAGTATATTGAAAAATTAAAAATGGAAACTGATTTTTGTAATTTTTTTAAACAATCTTCCATTAGAAAAATACTCAGGGATTATGGTAGAAAATATAAAATCAATATTATAAAGTCTCCAATCAATGTATTTCAAGTGCTTTTGGAGCAATCTATTTTTGTGCTTTTGTGTGGAAACAATGAAATTACTCTTGAAATCTCACCACATGACAGGGAAATAATAAAAAGAAGTTTACTTGAAAAAAATGGAGAGGAACTAAAAAGTATCTTAAAGGAAATCTTTAAAGGGGTAATCGTTAAATTTAATATTAGAGATAAAAAGCTTATAGATTATATAAAAAGGTATGAAAATTCATTTATAATACGATTTTTAAATGCTCATGATAATGGAAATCTGTCAAATATGATCATTATAGAAAAGGAAAAATCCAGAGAAGATAAAATTGCATTTACAAAAGGCAGCAAAATGAATGATTATGAGTTCACCTCTATTGTAGAGGAGGTAATGGAATGCAGGTATGTTAAGGATAAAATTAATATTATAGCTTCAAATTTAAGGTCCCTTGAAGACTACATGGATCTCTTGGATTCTGAGTGTCTGTTTGGCAGTGAATATATAGAAGTATTTAGCACGCTTAATGATATGTCTCTGGCTGTACTTGGCAAAACAGTATTTTATGATGATTTAAACTGTAATTCTCTGAATTTATCCTATGAAGAATTAATTAAATATAGGGATGATATGGAATCGGAATGGCAAAATTATTTCATTGAATTCTTATTGAGTTTACCAGAGAAAGAGATAAAAAATGTGGAAAATATAATAGTTAAAATGGATTTAGAGGAAAATTTAATTTAA
- a CDS encoding DUF6323 family protein: MNLPEMFSSINDVEKSKGITEILKLNERLKKRDLFLKEKDIRDIMETRNITLKAQGRLELDMDILKDIVRELAYSPYINQHNLVESINDIYEIFHYIKNHTSDFLGDEKIFKAVIFLFNKVYNGSTELMKGKGIERIVNNFRNGRELISMEDEEGDEY; the protein is encoded by the coding sequence ATGAACCTACCCGAAATGTTTAGTTCTATTAATGATGTTGAAAAATCAAAGGGCATCACTGAAATTTTAAAGTTAAATGAACGTCTTAAAAAGCGAGATCTTTTTCTTAAAGAGAAGGATATAAGAGATATTATGGAAACGAGAAATATTACTTTAAAAGCCCAGGGAAGATTGGAACTTGATATGGATATTTTAAAAGATATTGTAAGAGAGCTTGCATATTCTCCTTATATAAATCAACATAATCTGGTTGAAAGTATTAATGATATCTATGAAATATTCCATTATATAAAAAATCACACATCAGATTTTTTAGGAGATGAAAAAATATTTAAAGCTGTAATATTTCTTTTTAACAAGGTTTATAATGGTTCCACAGAACTTATGAAAGGAAAGGGTATTGAAAGAATTGTAAATAATTTTAGAAATGGCAGGGAACTTATCAGTATGGAAGATGAGGAGGGAGATGAGTATTGA
- a CDS encoding D-isomer specific 2-hydroxyacid dehydrogenase family protein produces the protein MKILAYSYRADETVYFQEFSKKYKVEVVLCDDAPNMENAELARGFQCVSIVTTPVSGELVEKFHEMGVKFISTRTIGYDHIDIEKARQLDMHVGNVTYSPSSVADHTVMVILMTIRKMKVIMQCTSVQDYSLKGVQGRELHNLTVGVIGTGKIGQRVIKNLSGFDCKIIAHSSHEDKDVKKYADYVSLEELLKSSNIITLHIPARKNNYHIIDKNSIDMMKEGVFIINTARGSLINTEDLIEGIEKKKIAGAALDVIEHESDLYYNDLKCEILNNRQLAILKSYPNVIITPHTAFYTDQSVSDMVENSILSCTLFMEGKQNPWQVI, from the coding sequence ATGAAGATACTAGCTTATAGTTATAGGGCTGATGAAACCGTGTATTTTCAAGAATTCAGTAAAAAGTATAAAGTTGAAGTGGTGTTATGTGATGATGCTCCCAATATGGAGAATGCAGAACTGGCCAGAGGGTTTCAATGTGTAAGCATAGTTACTACCCCTGTTTCAGGAGAACTTGTAGAAAAATTTCATGAAATGGGGGTAAAGTTTATATCTACAAGAACTATTGGATATGATCATATAGATATTGAAAAGGCCAGACAATTGGATATGCATGTAGGAAATGTAACCTATTCTCCAAGCAGTGTAGCAGATCACACAGTCATGGTAATTTTAATGACAATACGGAAGATGAAAGTTATTATGCAATGTACAAGTGTGCAGGATTATTCCTTAAAAGGTGTACAGGGGAGAGAACTTCATAATTTAACTGTGGGTGTTATTGGTACGGGGAAAATTGGACAAAGGGTAATTAAAAATTTAAGTGGATTTGACTGTAAAATAATAGCCCATAGTTCCCATGAGGATAAAGATGTGAAAAAATATGCTGACTATGTATCTCTGGAAGAACTTTTAAAAAGCAGCAATATCATTACATTACATATTCCTGCCAGAAAAAATAATTATCACATCATTGATAAAAATTCTATAGATATGATGAAAGAGGGGGTATTTATTATTAATACAGCCAGAGGCTCCCTTATTAATACAGAGGACTTAATAGAAGGCATTGAAAAGAAAAAAATTGCAGGGGCGGCTTTAGATGTTATCGAACACGAATCAGATTTATATTACAATGATCTAAAGTGTGAAATATTAAATAATAGGCAGTTGGCAATTTTAAAATCCTATCCTAATGTAATTATTACACCTCATACGGCCTTTTATACGGATCAATCCGTAAGTGATATGGTAGAAAACTCTATTTTAAGTTGTACCTTATTTATGGAAGGAAAACAAAATCCCTGGCAAGTTATATAA
- a CDS encoding TetR/AcrR family transcriptional regulator, whose protein sequence is MVNLPSKTFFNLPEERQEEIIQVAIKEFANQDFESSSLNRIINELKIAKGSFYRYFNNKTDLYIFLIDYTLNKQLTYVTDFNPEEEQLDAITLSKKIVLHVLQFDFMYYNYASFLFYARKSSQFKSYLTMNRKEFIDMLDILQDKKLIRMDLDKNIMIFYIFRNMVLLRDFIIEKLNIPETEFSKGYAAYKKYEKSIDEITEEYCDLLINGIKQR, encoded by the coding sequence GTGGTAAACTTGCCTAGTAAAACCTTTTTTAATTTGCCAGAAGAAAGGCAGGAAGAAATTATACAGGTAGCTATTAAAGAATTTGCAAATCAGGATTTTGAGTCATCTTCCTTAAATAGAATTATAAATGAATTAAAAATTGCTAAAGGAAGTTTCTACAGGTATTTTAATAATAAAACGGATTTGTATATATTTCTTATTGATTATACCTTAAACAAGCAGCTGACTTATGTAACTGATTTTAACCCGGAAGAAGAGCAATTGGATGCAATAACTCTTTCAAAGAAAATTGTACTTCATGTACTACAATTTGATTTTATGTATTACAATTATGCCAGCTTTCTTTTCTATGCCCGTAAAAGCAGTCAATTTAAGTCATATTTAACCATGAATCGAAAAGAATTTATAGATATGTTGGATATACTGCAGGACAAAAAGCTAATACGTATGGATTTGGATAAAAACATTATGATATTTTATATATTTAGAAATATGGTACTGCTTAGGGATTTTATTATAGAAAAACTTAATATACCGGAAACAGAATTTTCTAAAGGATATGCTGCATATAAAAAGTATGAAAAGTCTATAGATGAAATTACAGAAGAATACTGTGATTTGTTGATAAACGGTATAAAACAAAGGTGA
- a CDS encoding HlyD family secretion protein, with the protein MKKGGLVFTFLVIIISFFTGCGNIAALTGDDLTQKSNSNLIVQGNIETKEVNINSKVAGKITAIKADEGDSVKSGQVLITIDNSSLVAKEAQSQAEIEAATGQMKAAQAAKEAAQAKLSEAQNGARADEIASAKSQYDLAKATYDRTNTLFQQGYTTKENLDKAETSMNVAENQYNIVKDGARTEDIAALQAQVSQADATIQAYQAQIKQAQGGKSEVQSYISDTTITAPVDGIINQQNVEVGELVSTGMPLLVITNTTTPWIECNVKETDLSKVKLNQTVSVKLSSYPKQKFKGKVVRINEKPDFAVKRATNDNGDFDVLSYGVKVELTSVNKTLYQGMTAFVDFGK; encoded by the coding sequence ATGAAAAAAGGAGGCTTAGTTTTCACATTCCTAGTTATAATAATAAGTTTTTTTACAGGATGCGGTAATATAGCTGCATTAACTGGAGATGATTTAACACAAAAAAGCAATTCTAATTTAATCGTTCAGGGAAATATAGAAACCAAGGAAGTAAATATAAACTCTAAAGTTGCAGGAAAAATAACAGCTATAAAGGCAGATGAAGGAGACAGTGTAAAAAGTGGACAAGTTTTAATAACTATAGACAATAGTTCATTGGTTGCAAAGGAAGCCCAATCCCAAGCTGAAATTGAAGCGGCCACCGGACAAATGAAAGCAGCCCAGGCAGCCAAGGAGGCAGCTCAGGCCAAACTTTCAGAAGCTCAAAATGGGGCAAGAGCAGATGAAATTGCTTCGGCTAAGTCTCAATACGATTTAGCTAAGGCTACATATGACAGAACAAATACATTATTTCAACAGGGGTATACAACTAAAGAAAATTTAGATAAAGCAGAGACATCTATGAATGTGGCAGAAAATCAATATAATATTGTTAAAGATGGAGCAAGAACTGAAGATATAGCAGCATTACAAGCACAGGTAAGCCAGGCAGATGCAACAATACAAGCATATCAGGCTCAAATTAAACAAGCCCAGGGTGGAAAAAGCGAAGTACAGAGTTATATATCAGATACTACAATTACAGCACCGGTAGATGGAATTATAAATCAGCAAAATGTAGAAGTTGGTGAACTGGTGTCCACAGGTATGCCCCTCCTTGTAATAACAAATACAACTACTCCATGGATTGAATGCAATGTAAAGGAAACAGACCTTTCAAAGGTAAAATTAAATCAAACCGTTTCAGTAAAACTTTCAAGTTATCCTAAACAAAAATTTAAAGGTAAGGTAGTAAGAATAAATGAAAAACCGGATTTTGCAGTTAAAAGAGCTACAAATGACAACGGAGATTTTGATGTATTATCTTATGGGGTTAAGGTTGAATTGACATCTGTAAACAAAACCCTTTATCAAGGTATGACAGCCTTTGTTGATTTTGGAAAGTGA
- a CDS encoding ABC transporter permease has translation MKGKILNFIKTSLKLKQVFIFIFFIFVIPIASSFILGNEMHEGEIKNIPTIIVDHDNSSYSQMLVKEIKYNEIFNVNNYGENDYDVKTSIENGKASVGVIIPQSFSKDLTEGNAPKVLVLYDGSQMSITSAAKSRMDEILLSIKTAYIQETMQGKLGIMPEISRNYIMPMYFNYRILNNPARNYSNFLNIGMLISIAQVCIVMLGAVIPKKEKYYLPIWIKSILAGLAGSASILLTLWIQVKYFGVPFRGMPKEVIMLTTLFSIAIASYGVLVRLIITQELFSIQISAVTVLPTSVLGGYTFPLLAMPKFFQDLSNILPFVHYADPMRRLFLVGIEMTYITPEIIWFMKFTLYMWLFSLAAFYIKKTIRKVIANTKDNENNTQNTGEVIKV, from the coding sequence ATGAAGGGTAAAATATTGAATTTTATAAAAACAAGTTTAAAATTAAAACAAGTTTTCATCTTTATTTTCTTTATATTTGTAATTCCTATTGCCAGTAGTTTCATTCTAGGAAATGAAATGCATGAAGGTGAAATCAAAAATATTCCAACCATAATTGTCGATCATGATAATTCTTCCTACAGCCAGATGCTTGTTAAAGAAATAAAATATAATGAAATATTTAATGTAAATAATTATGGTGAAAATGATTATGATGTTAAGACTTCAATAGAAAATGGTAAAGCCTCAGTGGGTGTTATTATTCCTCAATCTTTTTCAAAAGATTTAACAGAAGGAAATGCCCCTAAAGTTCTTGTGCTTTATGACGGTTCACAAATGTCAATTACCAGTGCTGCTAAATCTAGAATGGATGAAATACTTTTATCCATAAAAACAGCGTACATACAGGAAACTATGCAGGGAAAGCTTGGAATAATGCCAGAAATATCCAGAAATTATATAATGCCCATGTATTTTAACTATAGAATTTTAAATAACCCCGCTAGAAATTACAGTAACTTTTTAAATATAGGAATGCTGATTTCTATTGCTCAAGTGTGTATTGTAATGCTTGGAGCAGTTATTCCAAAAAAAGAAAAATACTATTTACCTATATGGATCAAATCTATTTTAGCAGGCTTGGCAGGTTCGGCTTCCATTCTACTGACCTTATGGATACAAGTGAAATATTTTGGAGTGCCCTTTAGAGGGATGCCTAAAGAAGTTATTATGCTAACAACATTATTCTCTATTGCAATAGCAAGTTATGGCGTTTTGGTAAGACTTATCATAACACAAGAGTTGTTTTCAATACAAATTAGTGCAGTAACGGTGCTGCCTACAAGTGTACTTGGAGGATATACTTTCCCACTACTTGCAATGCCCAAATTTTTTCAGGATTTATCAAATATCCTTCCCTTCGTGCATTATGCAGACCCTATGAGAAGACTATTCCTTGTGGGCATAGAAATGACGTATATCACTCCCGAAATAATTTGGTTTATGAAGTTTACACTTTATATGTGGCTATTTTCTTTGGCAGCATTCTACATAAAGAAAACAATCAGAAAAGTAATTGCCAATACTAAAGATAATGAAAATAACACCCAAAATACTGGAGAGGTGATAAAGGTATGA
- a CDS encoding ABC transporter permease translates to MIKGESIKVATERIKNIVIIIITPIFFTCLFCSVFSKVFVEQIPFGVLDLDNSSTSRTIITQFKDHPGFKVDYYAQSYDDINEKLKSGKIQAAIIIPKNFGRDVSEMKAPKTILLVDETNIVIGNNALSYGSAILNTLNAKIQLNVLQGNNMMPYVAQQSISSLSFVERILYDPQMCYGKYLIYGLIAVVAQQCYLAVITPILIVEKSNIIKVKLRSKKGLKKVAVLCLRIFLCILCSYIGFAISLYCAGKYFNMPLRGTIVNYFKLITIFIINLTAVSFILSIIFNKVSYFTRFSMCLSVPTFLTAGYTWPGYMMPGKFSHIVKVLWPIIYTADPLRAISLRGTNNMEFLLPYIQQGIHYGLIWLPIGILLYIVKVIVLKYMYKRFPISIKLLEH, encoded by the coding sequence ATGATTAAAGGAGAATCTATTAAAGTTGCAACAGAAAGAATAAAGAATATTGTAATTATTATAATAACACCTATTTTTTTCACCTGTCTTTTCTGTTCAGTATTTAGCAAAGTGTTTGTTGAACAAATACCTTTCGGTGTTTTAGATTTAGATAATTCCTCCACTTCCCGAACTATTATAACACAATTTAAAGATCATCCGGGATTTAAAGTAGATTACTACGCCCAATCCTATGATGATATTAATGAAAAATTAAAATCCGGAAAAATTCAAGCAGCTATTATAATACCAAAAAATTTTGGCAGGGATGTATCGGAAATGAAGGCTCCAAAAACTATACTGCTAGTGGATGAGACCAATATAGTTATAGGAAATAATGCATTATCCTATGGCAGTGCCATATTAAATACTTTAAATGCAAAAATTCAACTCAATGTTCTTCAAGGTAACAACATGATGCCTTATGTAGCCCAGCAATCAATTAGTTCTTTATCTTTTGTTGAGCGTATATTATATGATCCACAGATGTGTTATGGTAAGTATTTAATTTATGGTCTTATAGCAGTGGTAGCTCAACAATGTTATTTAGCTGTAATAACACCTATTTTAATTGTGGAGAAATCCAATATAATAAAAGTTAAACTTCGTTCAAAAAAAGGATTAAAAAAGGTGGCAGTTCTCTGCTTGAGAATTTTTTTATGTATATTATGTTCTTACATAGGATTTGCCATCAGTTTATATTGTGCTGGAAAATATTTTAATATGCCTCTTAGAGGAACTATAGTAAATTATTTTAAATTGATAACCATATTTATTATAAACCTTACTGCAGTATCCTTCATATTGTCTATCATTTTCAATAAGGTTTCATACTTCACCAGATTCTCCATGTGTTTGTCTGTTCCAACATTTCTTACTGCAGGTTATACCTGGCCCGGATATATGATGCCTGGCAAATTTAGTCATATTGTTAAAGTCCTATGGCCTATTATATATACAGCAGATCCTTTAAGGGCCATAAGTTTAAGAGGAACAAACAATATGGAATTTTTACTCCCATATATACAACAAGGAATTCACTATGGGTTAATATGGCTCCCCATAGGAATATTACTTTATATTGTTAAAGTTATAGTACTTAAATATATGTATAAGAGGTTTCCTATTTCCATAAAATTATTAGAACATTAA